The Salvelinus alpinus chromosome 35, SLU_Salpinus.1, whole genome shotgun sequence genome window below encodes:
- the LOC139564299 gene encoding prolyl 3-hydroxylase 3-like gives MALCANHNSVYVALHISFIHSLFSFFYLTSPVAGIGASAGSASGLITSYDVLYYTGVRAYFSEEWEKAAELLEKSMSTREALFRTRRQCHKECVPAGHDRLPKLDTEKGNVWDLWAVDWVQQRAECVRFCLGRAVTPAGQLPVSADIEYEFSTRNPYNFLQVVYWKLGKVQKAASAAHTFFVANPSHLEMRNNIEKYRRMEGVTEDAFQDREMETEKHWALYDSALTSEASSDWTHAVEKWVDCVNETLRQTDECRAQCEVASQRLPENRGEDGMDGVFEKAAALSLSLLSCQQACVTQVATRPGRISAQEDFLPTQLEHLHIAQFKAGDLGGAVRSLRSLLLFYPSDKDSLSNLELYTETLGGDTEAHGTKPSQEIARYVSRSLQEKKLLYFGMENLNFNFTDPDLWTPEEVVPELLRDTWRAEKEVLNEKLKAGEKELEMDDSGFYAGGPVPQVGVTISMDDNSLNGTNRVVLDGVLDQKECNTVLRLANAAASAGDGYRGRRSPHTPHEKFEGLTVLRAVKLVQDGMVNQSDAKLLHEMGERVRTLLHSYFRSPSGLHFSYTHLVCRSAITGDQEGRLDLSHPVHVDNCLLEPETRQCWREPPAFTHRDLSAVLYLNDDFDGGEFFFTDRDAKTVTARVKPACGRLVGFSSGPVNPHGVTAVTAGRRCALALWFTKEKHHRDMEREEAEALWAADGQSVTKGGEVKEEGREGTPARSGRSGSQSSRSRGRGRVTGGKDEL, from the exons ATGGCGCTTTGCGCAAATCACAACTCTGTCTACGTGGCGCTGCACATCTCTTTTATTCACTCTCTTTTCTCGTTCTTCTATTTGACATCTCCTGTTGCAGGCATCGGGGCTTCTGCAGGATCTGCGTCCGGACTCATAACCTCTTACGATGTTTTGTATTATACCGGGGTCCGTGCATACTTTAGCGAGGAGTGGGAGAAAGCTGCGGAGCTGCTCGAAAAGTCGATGTCAACCCGGGAGGCTCTATTTCGGACCCGACGGCAGTGCCATAAAGAATGTGTGCCAGCGGGACATGACAGGCTCCCAAaactgg acACAGAGAAAGGGAATGTGTGGGACCTATGGGCAGTGGACTGGGTCCAGCAGCGGGCTGAGTGTGTGCGGTTCTGTTTGGGACGGGCTGTCACTCCCGCAGGACAGCTTCCCGTGTCTGCCGACATCGAGTACGAGTTTAGCACCCGGAACCCCTATAACTTCCTGCAGGTGGTCTACTGGAAG CTCGGGAAAGTACAGAAGGCGGCGTCAGCAGCCCACACGTTCTTCGTGGCCAACCCCAGTCACCTGGAGATGAGGAACAACATTGAGAAGTATAGACGGATGGAGGGAGTAACAGAGGACGCATTccaggatagagagatggagacagagaaacACTGG GCCCTGTACGACTCCGCCCTCACCTCTGAGGCCTCCTCTGATTGGACGCACGCCGTGGAGAAATGGGTGGATTGTGTGAACgagacactgagacagactgatgaGTGCAGGGCGCAGTGTGAGGTCGCCTCACAGCGGCTCcctgagaacagaggagaggacggAATGGACGGGGTGTTTGAGAAGGCTGCAG cactctccctctccctcctgtcctgcCAGCAGGCCTGTGTGACTCAGGTGGCGACGCGACCCGGAAGGATTTCAGCCCAGGAGGACTTCCTACCCACACAGTTGGAGCATCTACACATCGCACAGTTCAAAG CGGGCGATCTAGGAGGAGCGGTGCGTTCTCTGcggtctctcctcctgttctaccCCTCAGACAAAGACTCCCTCAGTAACCTGGAGCTCTACACAGAGACACTGGGGGGTGACACTGAGGCACATGGGACAAAGCCCTCCCAG GAGATAGCCAGGTATGTGAGCCGCTCACTGCAGGAGAAAAAGCTACTCTACTTCGGAATGGAAAACCTCAACTTCAATTTCACCGACCCG GATCTCTGGACTCCAGAGGAGGTTGTTCCTGAGTTGCTGAGAGACACATGGAG AGCAGAAAAGGAAGTGCTGAATGAGAAATTGAAGGCGGGAGAGAAAGAGTTGGAGATGGACGATAGTGGGTTCTACGCAG GgggtcctgttcctcaggttggTGTCACCATCAGCATGGACGACAATTCTTTAAATGGAACTAATCGCGTCGTGCTGGACGGAGTTCTAGATCAGAAGGAATGCAACACAGTACTGCGCCTAGCGAAC GCAGCTGCGTCCGCTGGGGACGGTTACCGGGGGCGACGGTCCCCACACACACCCCATGAGAAGTTTGAGGGCCTGACTGTCCTCAGAGCTGTCAAG TTGGTTCAGGACGGCATGGTGAACCAATCAGACGCTAAGCTGCTGCatgagatgggggagagggtGAGAACCCTCTTGCACTCCTACTTCAGGAGCCCCTCAGGACTCCATTTCTCCTACACACATCTAGTGTGCCGTAGTGCCATCACAG GGGACCAGGAGGGGAGACTGGACCTGTCTCACCCTGTTCATGTGGACAACTGTCTACTGGAACCTGAGACCAGACAGTGCTGGAGAGAACCACCTGCCTTTACACACAGAGacctgag CGCTGTGCTCTATCTGAACGATGACTTTGACGGTGGGGAGTTCTTCTTCACAGACAGGGATGCCAAGACTGTCACA gCCCGGGTGAAACCCGCCTGTGGTCGACTGGTGGGGTTCTCCTCCGGTCCTGTCAACCCCCATGGTGTGACCGCGGTGACCGCAGGCCGCAGGTGTGCACTGGCCCTCTGGTTCACCAAGGAGAAGCACCACAGGGATATG gagagggaggaggctgAGGCCCTGTGGGCTGCGGATGGACAGAGTGTGACGAAAGGAGGAGAAGtaaaagaggagggaagagagggcacCCCTGCTCGGAGTGGTAGAAGCGGAAGCCAGTCGTCGAGGAGTAGAGGGAGGGGCAGGGTGACGGGGGGAAAGGACGAGCTGTGA